Genomic DNA from Pistricoccus aurantiacus:
AGCCGTCTCATGAACGACAATATGAACTATTGGCTGGCCGACGTGGACGTTGATGTCATCCTGGCCGCCCTGCGCCTGCTGCAACGAATGTCTCAACGGGACATTCCTGACGCGATCCTGGAGATCGCGGGCGACAGTCTGGAAGCCGTCGACATCGATCGCTTATGCGAGCGATTGAACCTGGATGGGCAGGCTGACGCCCAGGATCCGCGTGACGTATTGATCCAACGCATTCGAGCGGAGCTATCGCGCCCCGAATGGGACGCGGATACAGCGGCAAACTTGGCAACGGCCCTAGTAGATGCAGGATGGCCGCCGTTCTTGTCGGAACACGAAGGGTGGTACCTGGATGTGGTCGATGGCGCCTATGCCGTGGTGCTTAAAGACGATGGGCCTTTCCGGTCAGATATCGAGGCCGTTGTTGCCATTGCTCGACAATTCGCTGCGGGCAGCCGCTGGCACGGCCAGGTACTGGAGACCTTCGGCATGACGGCTTGCGGTCAGGGTTCGCCCCTGTACACGTCGCTTTGCAGCTACTTTCGATGATTCACCCAAACGCCCCGCCGGGGCGTTTTTTCATGACCGTCGAAAGAGGGTCGAGTGCAATTAACATTTCCTGTCGCCGCGCACGGCGGACTTCGGCACGGTAAGTCGATAGTGATTCTTCAGGTTCCCGCGCGAGGCCCAACGCGATGCACGCATTCAAGAAACCCCGACTTGTTCCCTTAGCTTTTCTGGTTGCACTCATCGCCGGGTGCGCCCATCAGCCGCCGCAGCCAAGTGAGAGCGAGCAGTTGGCTGCCGAATACCCCCATGCCGATCAGATGACCGTGGCCAGCACGCGGTTGACACCGAGCTCGAAGGTGGTCGCCGTGGGGCTGGATCAGCCGCGTCATGACGTTGAGCCGGATGTCTATCGCGATCGTGATATCTCGCGCATTGAAGTGATGCGCGGCGATCGCTATGCCCTGGTATCGGCCAATGCCACGCTGCAGCAGCGCAATCTGCTCGAGCAGACCGTCAGGGTCTCGATTCCTGCCTCAATGAATCCGACCGTCGAGGACGGGTTGCGCTACATCCTTCAGCACACCGGATACAGCCTCTGCCGCCCTCAAGGGGAGCCACAACGGCTGCTTTACAGTCGCCCGCTGCCGGCGGCGCATTTTCGTCTGGGACCGATGCCGCTGCGTGAAGCTCTCCAGGTGATGGCCAGCCGTGCCTTTGAAGTACAGGCCGACCCCATCGCTCGCACCATTTGCTATCAGGTGCGCGATCAACGCCTGGTAGGGGAGTGATTCACCATGGATGAGCACAACAAGGCTCAAACACACGAGCATGAGCACGAACAGGACCGCGTCGATCCTGAGCGAGAGGCGCCGCTGAATGAGGCGCCGGGCGATGCACCCGATGACGAGCGCGGTGAGGAGCAGCGAGAGTCGAGGCGTCGGAGAGTTCCACGTTTGGTGCTGGTGGGGCTGGGCTTGGCCGGCGTGATGGTCGTGCTTGTACTCGGGCTGATGAGTCGGGCTGGCGATGAAACCGATACTCCTACGCTTGAAGCCCAGGTCCGGCAACAGCAACAAGCCCTTGATCAGCTACGTGCCCAGCTAGATGAGCTGCAGCAGCAGGATGACGAGGTGGTTATCGAAGCGCGGGGTATGGCGTCGGGCCTCGACAGGCGCCTTGATGAGCTGTCTGCGTCGGTTGACGTGCGATTTAGTGCGGTTCAGGAGAAGCAGGAGGCGCTTGAAAAAGCGATCGAGGAAGGGCGTCGTCCCGAAGCCACTCAAGGTGAGGCTGCCACTAAAGAGAAAGGGGCTGAGTCTGAAACTGGATCTGAGTCGGAGTCTGAATCTGTCCCCGATGCCCTACCTTCGTTCGACGCTGATCCGATCCGACACCTGACCCAGAATTTGTCAGCACCCAAGCCTGGCGCAGAGGGCGAGGGTGAATCAAAGCCAGAGCCCGATTCCAAGTCCGACTCCGAGGCCGATACCAAGCCCGAGAAGGTGGTAGCTGAGTCGGCACCTGAGCCGGAGTCCAAACCTCAACCCAAGCCCAGGCGTCGGTATACGCCGCCCTCTCCGCCGTTCACGGTGTCCGGCCTTGAGATACGCGGTGGCAATCGCTTTGTGGCGGTCATGTTCGGTGAGGGACGGCGCTTGAGCGACCTGCGCCTCGTCGGTGAAGGGCAGAGCGTGGGCGGTTGGCGCCTGTCGTCGATCTACGGCCACTCCGCCACGTTTATCGTCAACGGCAAGTCCGTTGACGTGTCGATTCCTTGAGGAGGCTCCCATGACACATTGCAGACTAGGCGGCGTGCTTGCACTGACGATGCTCGTTACCGCTCCTGCCTGGGGGCAGATACCGTCTCCCGGCGTGGTGAATGGCATCAGCGAGCTGGAGCAGCAGATTCAAGACACCCGCACCGATCAGACGCGGGTTGAGCAAAGCCGCCGGCAAGCCGCCGACGCCTGGGGGCTGAGCGAGCAGGAATACCGGCGCTTCGAGTCGCTCATGGAGGGGCCGCGTGGCACCTGGTCGCCCAATCTGGATCCGCTGACCGCGCTCGGCATCGAGGCGCGCTCGGACGCCGAACGTCAGAAATACGCCGAGCTGATGGTCGAAACCGAGCGCGAGCGCGTCGAGGCCGAACTGGCCTTCCAGCGGGCCTACGACGCCGCCTGGCAGCGGCTCTATCCCAATGCCATGCCGGTCAATGCGTTCAGTACCAAGGGGGGCGCCGACGCTAGCCAGTCGGTTTTCGGCAACAATTCCAGGGCGTCATCGCAGCGTCTGAACGTGGTCGTGGCTATCGAGGGTTGTGACTCGTGCGATGCCACGGTGAAGCGTCTGTTGGGTGCCGGTGCCGCCATGGATATCTGGGTCGTCGATTCTAGCGGCGATGACAGCCGGATCCGTCGTTGGGCGGCGAAGCTCGGGGTCTCACCCGACCGGGTTCGCGCCGGTGATATCACCCTCAATCATGGTGGCGCGATCAATGTGGATAGTGCCGATCTGCCGCGCGTCGCGCCGAGGGGTGGATAACTATGGGGCCGAAGACAAAAATCACCTCGGTCTATGTTGGTGCGCGGCGGTCGGTTTCATCGACCGAGCACTTTCTCTATCTGGATGAGCGAATCGACCACTTTTACGTCGAGTTTTATGGATGGCCCTCCCGAGAGATCATCGGGTATGCCGAATATCAGTTTGTATGCCATGAAGAGACGAAGTCTATGTCCCCCATGCTGCACGCACTGACGAAATTATTGCCGGCAGATGCTCGATGCCCCTGCCCAATAATTCCGTTGACAGCTGTTTTATACCGCTCGCGGGAAGTTCTCGAATCGCCTTCAACATTCTCTCCTTCATTTCCTGAGGCAGCGTTTTCGACTTTTCAGTCCGGGAAAGGAGAAGAGAGCGGAGGGTCTCCTCATGGAACTTGACCGTGACCACGCCCAGAGTCGCGCTGAGTCCGCCGTCATCGCTGAGAATATTTTGTTCGGCATTTCATCCCGAAAGTGGCTGATAGTGCGAAACGTTTTCTGGGTCGCATGTCTGGCGTTAACGCTGGTGTGGGGGGCGCCTGCTGTTGCGAACCCTGGAGCAGACATTCCGTCAGCCTATGTGGTGGCCGCCGAGGACAATGGCATTCCGCCCGAAGTGCTGTATGCCGTGGTCATGACCGAGTCGCAGATGTCCTTGGGGCATGCCGTGCGGCCTTGGCCATGGACCCTGAATGTGGGCGGCAAAGGCTATCGCTATGACACGCGTGGCGATGCCTGCACGGCGCTGCGCTCGTTCCTGCAGCAAACACGCGTGGTGGATGTTGGCATCGCTCAGATGAACGTGCGCTGGCAGACCCAGGTATTCGGTCCAGGGAAGCGGTTTTCCGACCCCTGTGCGGGACTGGACCCCTACGCGAACCTCGACGAAGCCGCGAAGGTGATTCGACAGCACTACGAGGCGTCCGGTGATTGGGTGATCGCAGCAGGGCGCTACCATCGACCTGCCGGAGGCAAGCCCGCTCAGCGCTATCGCGCAAGCGTAAGCCGTCAGCTGGCCCGTCTAGGGGATTCGCCGTCGCTGGGCTCGCGCTCGCCGGCGTTGATGGCCGCCAGGCAGGCGGCTGAGCCGCGTCTCGCATCGACCACAACGGCCTCATCGGTCAGCTCCACTCCTGTCGCGCCGAGCGAACACTCAGCCGTCACCTGGGTGACACCATCCCCTCGAGCGCCCGATGCCGACGTCACCAACGTCACCTGGGTAACGCCGACGCCAAAACCTCGCCGGTGGATGGCTGAAATCGCTGTTGCCAGCCGCTGATTCTCGACCAGGAGCGTATTCATGAGTCATGTAACCCGTTACTCCCTCAGCATGATGACCGGGTGCCTGATGTTGGCTTTGGTCCCGCTCGCTCAAGCACAGCTCTCTGCTCAGCGTCCGCCGGGCTTGCCGACATTGAGCGTGGTCGCCGATCACGGCGGTGAGCCGGCGCGACCCTATTTCGTGGCCATCAATGGCGCCGGCGTCGATGAGCAGGAAGGGTACTCACCGCAGGTGGGGGCACAATATCCGACGCAGCGCCATGGCGAGCAGGACATGCTGCCACTGGAAAGCGATCGGCTGACGCCGGGGCGTGTCGAGTCGCGGTCGATTGAGCTGCCTGGCGGCTTCACGCCGATCTTCCTGATCGGTGATGACGATTTATCCCATCAGTGGCTCGTCCAGCGCGGCGATATTTTGCGCGAGATGAACGCCGTGGGCCTGGTGGTTCAGGTGCAGGACATAGCGTCCCTGAAGGCACTTCGCGCCGAAACACAGGGGCTGGAATTGCGGCCCGTCTCAGGTGACGGCCTGGCTGACCGTCTGGGCCTGCAACACTATCCCGTGCTGATCAGTCGGCGCGGCATCGAGCAGTAGGAGAACGCCACATGAGCAGTAAACATCCGCTTGAATCCTTGCTTCGTCCCGCCGTTGAGCTCTACACCGTGGCGGTATGCGCCGGCTGTGCCGTGCTGAGCCTGTATGCTCCCTGGTCGCTGGCTCTTGCGCCGAGCGTGGGGATTATCACCGCTGCCGGCTTCGCTACCTTCGGGGTCTGGCGTTTTCGTCAGGCATGGGTGGTGCTGCGCTATCGCCGCAACATGCGGCGGCTGCCGCGCTTCGCCTTGCCGGCGCGCAAGATTCCGGTGAGCAAGCGTAACCTGTGGCTCGGCAAGGGCTTCAAATGGCAGGCGCGGCACACCCAGCGGCTGCATGAGTCGGCACAACCCGCTGCCGAGTCCTATGTACAACCGACTGTCTGGTATCAGCGAGCGCGGCGGCTGGAGCATCGCCTGGAAAGCGGCGTGTTCGGTCAGCGTATCGCCGACGTGTTGCGCTGGGACTCGCCGTTCAATCCGGTGCGCCCACTGCCGCCGGTCGGCGGTGTGCCGGCGCTGCACGCGGTCGAGTGGAAAGAGCACGACGTCTGGATGCCGCTGGGCGAGCGGGTGGGACACACCCTGGTCGAGGGCACGACGCGGGTAGGCAAGACGCGCCTGGCCGAGATCCTGATCACGCAGGACATTCATCGTGGCGACATCACCATCTGCTTCGACCCCAAAGGCGACGCCGACCTGATGATGCGCATGTACGCGGAAGCGCACAAGGCGGGACGCGGCGATGAGTTCTATATCTTCCACCTGGGCTGGCCGGACGTATCCTGCCGCTATAACGCCGTGGGACGCTTCTCGCGGCTGTCGGAGATTCCGACTCGGGTGACCGGGCAGCTGTCGGGTGAGGGCGATAGCGCTGCGTTTCGGCAGTTCGCCTGGCGGTTCGTCAACATCGTGGCCCGCGCCCGTCATGCGTTGGGCGAACGGGCGAGCTACAGTCAGATCCTGGCCGACGTGGTGAATATCGATGCGCTGTTGATTCAGTATGTCCAGGAGACGCTGGAGACGCAGATACCGGGGTCGAACCAGCAGATCACCGAGATCGAGGGCACGCTCAACGATCGCAATACACCGCTCAACATGAGGGGGCGCCACAAGCGCGTGGCGGCGATCGTCCAGTACCTACAGCAGCCAGAGGTAATCGAGGCGCTGACCGACCCCGTACTGGACGGCCTGCTGTCGGCGGTACGCTACGACAAGACCTACTTCGACAAGATCGTGGCATCCTTGCTGCCGCTGCTTGAGAAGCTGACCAGCGGCAAGATCGCCGAGCTGCTATCGCCCGACTATGACGACATCGAAGACGACCGGCCCATCATCGACTGGCAGCAGATCATTCGTAAGCGCGGCATCGTCTATGTGGGGCTGGATGCCCTGAGCGACTTCGAGGTCGCCCAGGCGGTGGGCAACTCGATGTTCGCCGACATCGTCTCGGTCGCGGGTCACATCTACAAGTTTGGCGCCGAAGATGGGCTTCCTGGTGCCAGCAGCGGCACGGACAAGAAGCTGCCGATCAACCTGCATTGCGACGAGTTCAACGAGCTGATGGGCGATGAGTTCATCCCGCTGATCAACAAGGGCGGCGGGGCCGGCATCCAGGTGACGGCCTACACCCAGACGCTCTCTGACATCGAAGCGCGCATCGGCTCCGTGGCCAAGGCCGGGCAGGTGATAGGCAACTTCAACAACCTGATCATGCTGCGGGTGCGCGAAGAGCGCACGGCGCGGCTGCTCACCGAACAGCTGCCCAAGGTCAATGTGTCGACGCGGCTGATGGTCTCCATGGCCAGCGACAACGCTGACGTCAGCTCGGATCAGGACTTCTCGAGCTCCGCCGGTGACCGTATCGGGACCGAGTCGGTCGACATGCTCGTCTCCAACGACATTATCAATCTGCCCAAGGGGCAGGCATTTGCCCTGCTTGAAGGGGGGCAACTGTGGAAGACCCGTATGCCACTGCCCTTGCCGGACAAGACCGAGAATGTGCCCAAGGATGTCGCGGACATTGCCACGCGCATGCGGGCCAAGTACATCACCGGCGACCAGTGGTGGGAGGCGGTGATGCCGCCGCCGATCGATCTGGACTTTGAGTTGCCGCCACAGCCGCACGAAGCGCGTGCTCAGGACCGCTGGATGCCTGTCGAGGAGCCGCTCGATACCCCGCTCGAGGGCAGTGCGGAGATGAATGATCATGGCGAGGGATGAAGCGCCGGCGCGGCGCGTCGAGAAAAAACGCAGCGGCGTGATCGGGTCGCTGCTGAAGCTGCCGTTCACGCTGTTCTGGATCCTGCTGATTTCGATGGTGTGTTCAATCGCGATCGAATGGCTCGGCATCTACTTCGACTGGTTTAGCCAGGCCGGCGCCGAACATGCCCGCCAGACCATGATCTCCGAGATGGGGTATCTGGACAGCCAGTTCACGCGCTCGCTGCTGGTCTCGTCGCCGGTCGAGTTTGCCACCTGCGTCGTCAACACCGGCCATGAGTGGGTGTTTGTCAAGACGGGTATTGCCGGCTGGGTCGAGCAGGGGGCGGACAGCGGTGGCTGGGCGGCAACGATCAGAACCTACCTGCAGGCGGCGATGTTCGTCACGCTCATGACGCTGACGCGCTGCGTGATCCTCACGTTGACGTCGCCGCTGTTCCTGTTGGCGGCGATCGTCGGCTTTACCGACGGGCTGGTCAGCCGTGACCTGCGCCGCTTCGGTGCCGGTCGCGAATCGGCGTTTATCTATCATCATGCCAAGCGCGCGGTGACCCCCATCTTTCTGACCGGCTGGCTGATCTATCTGTCGCTGCCGTTCTCGATCCATCCCAACCTGTTCTTGCTGCCCTGTGCGCTGCTGTTCGGGCTGATGATTGCTATTGCCACCGCGAGCTTCAAGAAGTACCTCTGATCGATTCCGCCTCGTCGCTGCTGGGGCGAAGTCCCAAGGGTCATTCGATCAGCTCAGGCTCACCGCACTCCTGATAGATGTGCGACACCGGAATGTTCGGTTCGGCACCCTGGGGGAGTTGGGACACCACTTTTTCCAGAATCTCCCGCGCCTTATCGGCAAGGACACCACGGTCGAAAATAGCCGGGTAAACAAGCGCCGCCAGGGCGTGGCTCAAACTCTGGGGACCCGTGCCCTGGTACCCCCATGCGTATCCCCCTTCATACTGAAAAAGATCGTAACGCGAGACAACCAGTTCGGCTTGAGCATCGTCATGGGCACGATATAGCGCCACCGGCGCACCTTCCACCACACGAAAAAGAATCGTCCCCCTTATACCGGGGTGGGGTGAGTCATTATCACTGTGGGTCGAGTGCCGGGTATGGCTGAAGTCATAGTCTTCCAGACGCTTCCTTTCACTCATGTGCATGTCCTCGTCAATGTGTTCGGGCTTTTAGCTCCCGGCGGCTATAGTCGCGCATTTCAGCGGCTCAGTGAAGAATACCCGTCTGTTTCGCTTAACGTTTCGGGCTGATCTCGCCAGCCCATCCCTTGACCATGGGGCCATGTCGTCACCACTCACGACTGGACTCCATCATGACGCTGCGCAAATACACTCCTCTCTTCGGCAAGGGCTCTCCGGGCAAGTCATTTCTGCTGCTGGGGTTGCTCCTGGCCAGCACGATATCGATTTCTGCTCAGGCCGACGATGTCGATGAGGTTCAGCGTCGCGACCTGGCCCTGATCCAGACACAGATCGAGCAGATCAAGGTGGTCGTCGCGCGCGTCGATGCCCGTCAACGCCAAGCCGATCCGGCAACGACGCGACTCTATTTCGATATTCCCCGGCTGCGGGCGGACCTCGATTCGATCACCACCGGCATCGATACCTATCTCGCCCCGGATCGGCTGCTGCCGCGCCGGCCACGGCCACTTGTTGGCGACTATCTCGATGATCGGGGGCAGTGATGGGGGCGTTTCAGGCCGGTTCCGGCATGGGGGAGGGGGAGCTCTATTTACTGATCGCCGGCGTGGGTCTCGCGGGGATTCTGATCGCTGCCGGCTGGATTTTTGTGTCGGCCTATCGCGGCTATGCCAGGGGGCGGGTCGATGGCGACATTCTCGCGGTAGTGAGTGTGAAAGCACTTGTGCTGATCTTGCTGTTTTTCTGGCTGCTTCTTTAATGCTGCCAGTCGACGCGCCTCGTCTTGGGGCGGCACCAACGGGTCCAGGTGGGCCTTCCATTGCAATGAGGATGTTCACATGAAATTTACAACAGTTATGAAGCGTACTTCCCACGTGTTCACGTCTGCGTGCCAGCGGCTGGTCGTGCTGGCGAGTGCCGTCGTGCCTGGTGTGGCGTTAGCGGAACTACCGACGCTTGAAGAGCCGACGCAGGGCAGTGGCGGCATTCGTACAACGGCGCAGGGCTACATGTACGACGGCTTCATTCTTGCCGGCCTGCTGCTGTCCACCGCCGCGTTTATCTGGGTGGGTATTGGTTGCCTCGCGTCGTTCAACGAAGGTCGTCAGCGCGGCGAGTGGACCAAGTTCGGCGTGACCGCCTTCGTTGGCGTCGTGCTGATCCTGGTCGTCATCTGGCTGGCCACCGAAGCCGGGCCGATTCTTTCTCAGTAAAGAGGTAAGCGTCATGGCGAGCATCGATTTCATCCCCAAGCGCATCAATGACCCCCCGGTGGTATTCCGGGGCATGACGCTGCGTGAAGTGGGGATCATGGCGATTAGCGGGTTTCTCGGCGGGTTGCTGCCGGGGATCGCACTGGCGATCGTCATGGGCATGCCCGCCATGGCGCCTACCGTTGGGGTGGCTTTCATGGCACTGGCACTGGTGGCCGGTGGCACCGTCATGCGCCGGATTCGACGGGGGCGACCGGCGTCGCTGCTGTATCGACAAATCACCTACAGGCTCGCGACCTGGGGCATTGCGCTCGGCGGCGAGCGCCTGATCACCCGCTCCAGCGTGTATCGCGTTGGGCGCGAACCACGGGGACCGGGAGGACTGCGATGAGCCGTCTACGCAATGCGCTGGGAGCGCGCGATGCCCATATCACCACGCTACGCGCCGTTATTTTCCTGCTGGTGATTGGCTGCGGTGCTCTGTGGTTTGGCTGGCAGAACGCGCCGAAAGATTTAACCATTTCCATTCCTCCCGATTTGCGCACCGGCTCGACGCAGAAGTGGTGGGAGAAGCCACCGTCAGCCGTCTATGCCTTCACTACCTACGTCTGGCAGCAGATCAATCGCTGGCCCGCCAACGGTGAGGCGGATTACAAGCGCAATCTCTACGCCTATTCGCCGTTTCTCACTCCGGCCTGCCAGGTCGAACTCGAGGAAGATTATCGTGCCCGCAAGCGGCGCAACGAACTGGACCGGCGTGAGCGCAGCATCTTCGAGATACCCGGACGCGGGTTCAGCAACGACCCGTCCGGGCCGGGTTCGGTCGAGATCGTGTCGCGCGACGAATGGGTTGTGAATCTCGATCTTGCTGTTCTTGAGACCTACGCCGGGACGCCGATTCGCGATGTCTACATGCGCTTCCCGATGAGCGTCGTGCGTGCCGAGGACGACCCCGAAGGCAATCCCTGGGGCATGAAGATCAACTGTTTGGCACGCTCGGCACAGCGTCTGGAGATTCCCGGACAGGAGGAGGACTGATGAACCGCCTCAAGACAGCGTTATTGCGAGGCGGACTGTGCGCCTTGCTGCTGAGCATGGCGCTTCAGGCGCATGCTGTGGAAATCCTGCACTGGGATCGCAAGCCGCTCCCTGTTGATTTGCCGGTGGGCGGCGAGCGCGTCATCGTGCTGGACCGCAACGTGCGTGTCGGGCTTCCACGGGAGATTGCCAGCGCCGATATCTTGCGCGTGCAAAGTGCAGGCGGGGCCATTTATCTCAAGGCGAGCCAGCCCTTCGATACCCAGCGGGTGCGTATCCAGGACGTCGAGACCAATGAGGTCGTACTGCTCGATCTGACCGCCAAGGAAAGCGGGGCCAGCGCTGAAGATATCAAGGTGGTGATTCCCGACGGTGGAGTCGCGAGCAGTCATGACGAGGCCGCTTCACAAGAGGGCAATCGATCGACAGCGGATAGTGATCAGGGCGCTGATGGGGCGCTCGGTCTGCCGGCGCCTGTGGCGCTGACACGCTTTGCCGCACAGTCCCTCTATGCACCCAGCCGGACGATTCAGCCGGTGCCGGGGCTCAATCGGGTGGCGATGCGCCTGCCGGCCAGCATGCCGTCGCTGATGCCTTCGCTGCCGGTCAAGGCGACGCCGGTGGCGGCCTGGAAGCTCAACGCCTGGACCGTCACGGCGGTCAAGCTCATCAACCGTGATCCGGTGCGCACCTTCGAGTTGGACCCGCGCTGGCTTCAGGGCGAGCTGTATAGCGCCGCCTTCATGCATCCCACGCTGGGACGTCGCGGCAGTCTCGAGGACACCACGACGGTGTTTATCGTGACCAACGGGGTATCGCTGGCTCAGGCGCTGCCGCTGGGAGGTGACTCATGACGCTCCGGGGCAACATGCTGCTCAAGTTCGGTGTGCCGCTGCTGCTTATCGTCATGAGCATGGTCGTCGTCAAGGGGTGTAGCAGCGATGATGATGAGAGGCAGCCGTCACAAGAGGACCCCACGCGCACCCTGACGCGGGAGGAAATGGACGCGCTGGGTATCAGTGGTGATTCGTCAAAGGACACCGTGGCCACGCTGGTTGGCAAGATGAACGCCTGGGATCGCGAGCGTCAGCGTGATCAGGAGCGCGTCGACAGTCTGGTCGAGGAAAACGCGCGTCTGGCCGAGCGGGCGTCCAATGTTGACCGTGCCGTTGATAAAGCGATTGGCGAAGAGCGCGAACGCCAGCAGCGCATTCGCGAGCGGAACGAGCAATCCTTGTTGTCTCGTTTTGAGCAGCGCCTTAACCGCCTGATACCTGATGATCAGGCCGGTAGCGGCGCTGACGATGACTTGCCGATCGGTCTTGGACTCGAAGGCGGCAGTCCATCCGGCTCAAGGGTGGGTGATCTTGCCTGGGTCGAGCCGATGGACCAGCGCCAGGACGAAGGCCGCGCGGGCAGTCGTCGCCAGGGCGGGAGCTCTGCGTTTCCGACCTCATTCAAGGCAGCGGCAGAGGGTGTGGGCGACACGGCATCACGCACATCCAGCGCCGTGCGCTCCAGTGTCACGGGCCAGCCTGACGCGTCGACGGTCGAGCCGATCTATACCATCCCCGAGAATTCGACGCTGATGGGGTCGCTGGCCATGACCGCGCTTTTGGGTCGTGTGCCAGTGGATGGCACCGTCAACGACCCCTATCCGTTCAAGGTCATGATCGGCAAGGACAACCTGACCGCCAACGGCATCGAGCTCCCCGAGGTGCAGGCCGCCGTTGCCAGCGGTACCGCAACGGGGGATTGGACGCTTTCCTGTGTGCGCGGAAACATCTCCAGCCTGACCTTCGTCTTCGCGGACGGCACGGTCCGGACCGTGCCGTCACCGGAGGACGTCAACCAAGGCGGCGGCGGGAATGACAACCGTCACAGCCAGACCATCGGGGGTGGCAATTCGATCGGCTGGATCAGCGATCAGGCGGGCCTGCCCTGCATCAGCGGTGTGCGTCGCAGCAATGCCCAACAGTACCTGGGCACCCAGAGCCTGCTCACCGCCGCCGGCGCCGGCGTGGCGACTCTGCTCGCCGATGACGATGCGAGATCGATCACCACGATCGGTGCCGATGGCTCGATTTCTCAGGCCATGAGCGGCAGTCAGGCGGCAGGCCAGATCATGAGCCAGGGCATCAGCGATATGAGCCAGTGGGTCAACAAGCTCTACGGCGAAGCATTCGCTGCCGTGTATGTGCCGCCCGGCCAGGACGTGGCCATTCATATCAACAAGCAGCTGCCGATCGACTATGAGACCGAGGGGAGGAAGGTGCGCTATGACACGTCAACCGCAACCACAATCGCGCTCGACTGACTTCTTGACAACGCATCGTGCCGCCTGGGTCACGCTGGCATTCGTCGGCATGGCGCTGCTGTCCGGCTGTGCCACGTCCAAGGATGAGTTGATGCCCACCAACGGCGTGACCATGCAGGAGTTGTGGAAGCAAGGCTCCAGCCAGGCCAGTGGCTCGGCTTCGCCCGGCGGCCCAAGCGCTCAAGCGGTCGAGTCGGCACGTGGTGTGTTGCGTCGTCCGATTGGCGCGGCGCAGATGAATGATGAGCGCACGCGCTACACGCGTGATGCGGCCAATGAGATTCACAGCCAGTTTTCGCGCCTGCCCAACCCGGACCTGGTGATCTATATCTACCCGCACTTGGCGGGGGGCAGTGAGTCGATACCGGTACCCGGCTATTCGAGCGTGTTTCCACTTTACAGCACACCGCAGTA
This window encodes:
- a CDS encoding TIGR03749 family integrating conjugative element protein codes for the protein MNRLKTALLRGGLCALLLSMALQAHAVEILHWDRKPLPVDLPVGGERVIVLDRNVRVGLPREIASADILRVQSAGGAIYLKASQPFDTQRVRIQDVETNEVVLLDLTAKESGASAEDIKVVIPDGGVASSHDEAASQEGNRSTADSDQGADGALGLPAPVALTRFAAQSLYAPSRTIQPVPGLNRVAMRLPASMPSLMPSLPVKATPVAAWKLNAWTVTAVKLINRDPVRTFELDPRWLQGELYSAAFMHPTLGRRGSLEDTTTVFIVTNGVSLAQALPLGGDS
- a CDS encoding TIGR03751 family conjugal transfer lipoprotein, giving the protein MTRQPQPQSRSTDFLTTHRAAWVTLAFVGMALLSGCATSKDELMPTNGVTMQELWKQGSSQASGSASPGGPSAQAVESARGVLRRPIGAAQMNDERTRYTRDAANEIHSQFSRLPNPDLVIYIYPHLAGGSESIPVPGYSSVFPLYSTPQYAMPGEGARPAGRTR
- a CDS encoding PFL_4703 family integrating conjugative element protein; translated protein: MSRLRNALGARDAHITTLRAVIFLLVIGCGALWFGWQNAPKDLTISIPPDLRTGSTQKWWEKPPSAVYAFTTYVWQQINRWPANGEADYKRNLYAYSPFLTPACQVELEEDYRARKRRNELDRRERSIFEIPGRGFSNDPSGPGSVEIVSRDEWVVNLDLAVLETYAGTPIRDVYMRFPMSVVRAEDDPEGNPWGMKINCLARSAQRLEIPGQEED
- a CDS encoding TIGR03752 family integrating conjugative element protein codes for the protein MTLRGNMLLKFGVPLLLIVMSMVVVKGCSSDDDERQPSQEDPTRTLTREEMDALGISGDSSKDTVATLVGKMNAWDRERQRDQERVDSLVEENARLAERASNVDRAVDKAIGEERERQQRIRERNEQSLLSRFEQRLNRLIPDDQAGSGADDDLPIGLGLEGGSPSGSRVGDLAWVEPMDQRQDEGRAGSRRQGGSSAFPTSFKAAAEGVGDTASRTSSAVRSSVTGQPDASTVEPIYTIPENSTLMGSLAMTALLGRVPVDGTVNDPYPFKVMIGKDNLTANGIELPEVQAAVASGTATGDWTLSCVRGNISSLTFVFADGTVRTVPSPEDVNQGGGGNDNRHSQTIGGGNSIGWISDQAGLPCISGVRRSNAQQYLGTQSLLTAAGAGVATLLADDDARSITTIGADGSISQAMSGSQAAGQIMSQGISDMSQWVNKLYGEAFAAVYVPPGQDVAIHINKQLPIDYETEGRKVRYDTSTATTIALD